The window GCACATGGGCCACACGGCCATAGACATCCATCAGCGCCAGCGATTCGATCTTCTGGTCGGCCTTGCGCAGCCGCTTGACCAGGCCGGTCATCACCGCGCGCGACATGGCGGCGTTGGTGCTGAGGCAGTGCTCGAACTCGGCACGGCCGAGCATCAGGCAGTCGGTCGGCACCTCGGTGGTGACGGTGGCCGAATGCGGCTCGTTGTCGATCAGGCTCATCTCGCCCAGATAGTCGCCCATGCCCAGCGTGGCCAGGATCACCTCACGCCCGCGCGCATCGGTGGTGAGCACACGCGCCCGGCCGCTGAGCACGATGAACAGTGCGTTGGACTTGCGCCCCTGCTCCACGATCATTTCTCCACGCTTGAAGCGCTGCTTGATGATGGCCTTGGCCACCACTTCTGCTTGGTCCGCCGTCATCATGGAAAACAGCGGCACACGCAGCAGCAGTTCTAGGTTGGAAAGCATCGACATTTACGGGCTCCTTCTACTTCTCTTCCCTGCACGGGGTGGGTTCTTACAATCAAGGGCAAAATTCTGAGCAAGCGTATCACCAGCCCGGCGTTTCTCACGTACCGTCTTGTTTTGTTGTAACAAGTCGCAAACTGTACAGCCACACATCCATTTTCACCACAGGTTTTTCCACCATGAACCCAAGCAAACACGCCAAGGTGCTGATCCTGGGCTCCGGCCCTGCCGGCTACTCGGCCGCCGTCTATGCGGCGCGCGCCAACCTGCAGCCGGTGCTGATCACCGGCATCGCCCAGGGCGGCCAACTCATGACCACCACCGAGGTGGACAACTGGCCTGCCGACGTGCATGGGGTGCAAGGGCCGGAGCTGATGCAGCGGTTTCTCGAGCACGCCCAGCGCTTCAACACCGAAATCATCTTCGACCACATCAGCGAAGTCGACTTCACCGAACGGCCGTTCAAGCTCAAGGGCGACAGCGGCAGTTACACCTGCGATGCGCTGATCCTGTGCACCGGGGCCTCTGCGCAGTACCTCGGTCTGCCGTCGGAAACCGCGTTCCAGGGCCGTGGCGTTTCGGGCTGCGCCACCTGCGACGGTTTTTTCTACCGCGACCAGGAGGTTTGCGTGGTCGGCGGCGGCAACACGGCGGTTGAAGAAGCGTTGTATTTGTCAAACATCGCCAGCAAGGTGGTGCTGGTGCACCGGCGCGACAAGTTCAAGGCCGAGGCCATCCTGGTCGACAAGCTGATGGACAAGGTGGCCGCCGGCAAGATCGAGTTGAAGCTGTTCCATACGCTCGACGAAGTGCTCGGCGACGCCTCGGGCGTGACCGGCGTGCGTTTGCGCCACACGCTCGACGGCGCGCTGCACGACGTGGCCCTCAAGGGATGCTTCATCGCCATCGGCCACAAGCCCAACACCGAAATCTTCGAAGGCAAACTGACGATGAAGAACGGCTACATCGTCACACGCTCCGGCCTCGAGGGCTTCGCCACGATGACCAGCGTGCCGGGCGTGTTCGCCGCCGGCGACGTGCAGGACCATGTCTACCGCCAGGCCATCACCAGCGCCGGCACGGGCTGCATGGCCGCGCTCGATGCGCAGCGCTTCCTGGAAAATCAATAAGGCACCGGATTTGCGCCCTCTCCCTCCCGTAGAGGGTCGGGATGAGGGCCCGGGGCGCTACAAGACCGAATCCTTGCCGATCCCGTGCCGCGATAGATAGGTGCGCAGTTTGCGCAGCGCCTCCATCTGGATCTGACGGATCCGCTCCCGCGTCAGGCCCAGCCGCTCGCTGAGCGTTTCCAGGGTTTCCGGCTCCCGTTCGTGCAGCCCGAAACGCGCATCGAGCACTTCGCGCTCGCGTGCGGTCAGCGTGCCGATCCAGACTTCGAGCAGGCGCTCCACCTCATGGGTCTGGGTGGTGTTCGAAGGGTCGATGGCCAGATCGTCCGGCAGGCTGTCACCGATGCTGCTGCCGTCTTCCGATCGGTCCATCGACGCGTCGAGCGAGCGCGGCGTTTCCGCCAGCGCCAGCAGATCGGCCACGGACTGCGTGTCCCGCCCGAGCAGTGCGGCCACGTCGTCGACGCGCACGCCCTCGGGCCGCAGCGCCGAGAAAGCCGAATCGTTCTCCAGCGCGCGGCGCGCGCGAAGCACCTGTTGCAGTTCACGCACCACGTGCACGGGCAGGCGGATCACCCGCCCCTGGTTCATCACCGCACGCTCCACCGCCTGCCGAATCCACCAGGTCGCATAGGTCGAGAACCGGAAACCGCGTTCGGGCTCGAATTTGTCGATGGCGTGCATCAGGCCGAGGTTGCCTTCCTCGATGAGATCGCTCATGGGCACGCCGCGGCCGAGATAGGACTTGGCGATGCTCACCACCAGCCGCAGGTTGTGCTCGATCATGCGCTGGCGCGCCTCGAAGTCGCCCGCGCGGGCCCGCGTGGCCATCTCGAATTCCTCCGACGGCGTGAACAACGGTGTGCGGCGCACGTCGCGCAGGTACAGGGTGAGTGTGTCGCTGCTGTCGCCGGCCACCGCGGCCGGCTCGATGCCGTCGGCCATCTCGGCCGCTTCGCCAATGCCGGCAAGGCTGTCTTCCGATGGATCGGTCGAGCCAGCGTAACGCGGCTCGGCAACCCGCAAGCGCGGCAGCGACACGCCCGACGCGTCCGAACCCGAGGGTTTGCCGGAGGCGTCGGGATGTTCCAAGGCCTACCTCGCCGGCAGGTATTTGGCGGGATCGACCGGCTTGCCCTGCCGGCGGATCTCGAAGTGCAGCTTCACGCGGTCGGTGTCGCTGCTGCCCATCTCGGCCACTTTCTGGCCCTTGCGCACCGACTGGTCTTCCTTGACCAGCAGGGTCTGGTTGTGCGCGTACGCGGTGAGAAAGGTGTTGTTGTGCTTCAGGATGATCAGGTTGCCATAACCGCGCAGGCCTGCGCCGGCATAGACCACGCGGCCATCGGCCGCGGCCAGCACCGGATCGCCCGCCTTGCCGCTCAGGTCCAGGCCCTTGTTCTTGGCTTCGTCGAAACCAGCCAGCACCCCACCGGGCGTGGGCCAGATGAAGGACAGGTCGTCCTCGCCAGCCGAAGCCGCAGGCGCGCTGGCCACCGGCGGCGCCACCGTTGCCGCGGGCTTGGCCGCGCTGGCGGCACTGGCCGCGGCAGAGGCGGACGAAGCCGAAGAAGCCGGTGCTGCCGGTGCCGGCGTAATGGATGAGGAGGCCACCGGACGCGTCACCACGCCGGTGTCGGCGCTCGGCGTCACGTTGGGCGAAACCACGCGTAAAACCTGTCCGACTTCGATCACATTCGGGTTGTCCAGCGCATTCCAGCGCACGATGTCGCGCCAGTTCTGGCCCGTCTCCAGGCCGATGCGGATCAGCGTGTCGCCGGGCTTCACGGTGTAGTACCCCGGCTTGCCGGCGTTTTCGGCACCGGGCAGCGGCTTCAGCGGAGCCGCCTCCAGCGGTGCGCCGACGCTGCCGCCGGAGGCCGCCGCCGTGCCGCGGTCTTCGATGGGCGCGCGGCTCGCACCCGGCTTGGTAGAAGAACAGCCTCCGAGCACCAACGCAGCCAACACGCCAACCAGCAAAATGCTTTTCTTCCGACCCTGACTGCGCAAACCCAGCATGTGTAATTCCTTCAAGCGATGCCGGATTTTAAGGGGACAAAATGGACCGCCTCGAGCACCTGCTGTTTGAGCCCTTGCGCCGTGCGGTCGATCACCACCAGGGCCTGCTGACCCGTGCCACTGACCATCGGCGCCACCAGCCTGCCGCCGATGGCGAGCTGGTCGGTCCAGGCTTGCGGCACCGCAGCGCCGCCAGCTGCGGCGATGATGCCTGCGTACGGCGCGCCCTTGGCATAACCGAGCATGCCGTCGCCGAACAGCAGATGCACATTGGGCAGCCGGAAGTGGCGCAGGTTCTCGCGCGCCTTGTCGTGCAGGCCGCGCAGCCGCTCGATGCTGTAGACCTCGCGTGCCAGCAGGCTCAGGACCGCGGCCTGGTAGCCGCACCCGGTGCCGATCTCCAGCACACGCGCCAGCGACCCGGTCCGCGCGAGTTCGGCGCCCAGCAGCAGCTCGCTCATGCGGGCCACCACATTGGGCTTGGAAATGGTCTGGCCCAGGCCGATCGGCAGGCTGGTGTCCTCATAGGCCTGGTTCACCAGCGCGGAGTCGACGAAGCGATGCCGCTCCACCGTCCCCATGGCCTGCAGCACCGCGGCCGAGGCGATACCCGAGGCCGCGAGATGGCGCACCATGCGCGCGCGCACCGCGGCCGAATCCATGCCCAGGCCCTGCGTCGCATGCGCCGCCTGGGGCTTCGGCTTCGATGGTGCCGGGCTGGCACCAGAGACCGGCAGGATCTTTCCAGGCGCGCCGGGCTTGCCCGAGGAAAAGTCCAGCCGCGCCGGAAATGAGGGACGTTGTTGTGCCATGGCGTCAACCCTGGCCGGCCTGGCCGCCAACCGCGTCCGCCGTGCCGGCCAGCTTCGATGCCACCTGCGCCCAGTGGCGCAGCCCGTCGCGGTCCGTGAGGTCGACCTTCAGTGGCGTCATCGCCACATGGCCGAGCCTGGTGGCGTGAAAGTCCGTGCCTTCGGAATCGTCCATGGCCGCGCCGGCATCGCCGATCCAGTACATGGTTTCACCGCGCGGGCTGGTCATGGTGATGACCTTCTCCGCGGCGTGCCGGCGGCCCAGCCGGCACACCTGCACGGGCTTGAGTTCCTCGTAGGGCAGGTTCGGGATGTTCACGTTGAGCAGCCAGGGCTTTTCGCCGATGAGCCGCTGCTGGGCCATGCGCTGCACCATGTCGCGCACCACACGGCCGGCCGCGTCGATGTGGCGCCAGCCTTTCTCGGTCTGCGAAAAGGCGATGGCCGGCACGCCGAAGAGATAACCTTCCATGGCCGCCCCCACGGTGCCGGAGTAGATGGTGTCGTCGCCCATGTTGGCGCCGTTGTTGATGCCCGAGACCACCAGGTCGGGCCGGTAGCCGAGCAGCCCGGTCATGGCGATGTGCACGCAGTCGGCCGGCGTGCCGTTCACATAACGAAAGCCGTTGGCCGCCTCGTGCACGTACAGCGGCTGCGCCAGCGTGAGCGCGTTCGACTTGGCGCTGTTGTTGTGCTCCGGCGCCACCACTTCGACCTCGGCCACGTCCTTGAGCGCCTCGTAGAGCGCAAGAATGCCCGGTGCCTGGAAGCCGTCGTCGTTGGAAATGAGGATCTTCATGGCATGTCAGAAAGTGGGGGCATTGTAGGCGCCGCAGGGGACAGCGCCAGGCAGAAAAACCGGCGATCATCGGCGACCCGAATCCCCCGACTGGAGACCCCAATGTTTGCATGGCTCTGCGAAAACCCGACCGGCGTCGATGCGCTCACCTGGCAGGAACTGCCCACGCCCGAGCCGGCTGCCGGCCAGGTGCGCGTGGCCATCCGGGCCGCGAGCCTGAACTTTCCCGACCTGCTGATCGTGCAGAACAAATACCAGCTCAAGCCGCCCTTGCCCTTCGTGCCCGGCGCCGAATACGCGGGCGTGGTCGAGGCCCTCGGCGCGGGCGTGACCCGGTTGAAGGTCGGGCAGAACGTGGCTTGCCTGGCCGGCACCGGCGGCTTCGGCACGCACGTCATTGCCGAGGCGGCCATGTGCCTGCCGCTGCCCGATGGTTTTCCCCACGTGGACGCGGCCGCGTTCATCATGATCTACGCCACCTCGCACCATGCCCTGGTGGACCGCGCGCGACTCAGGGCCGGTGAAACCGTGCTCATCCTGGGCGCGGCCGGCGGCGTGGGCAGTTCGGCGATCCAGATCGCCAAGGCGGTGGGTGCGCGCGTGATCGCCGCCGCCTCCACCGCCGAGAAATGCGCGTTCTGCAAGGGCCTCGGCGCCGACGAGACCATCGACTACGGCAGCCAGGACCTGCGCGAAGCCATCAAGGGGCTGACCGGCGGCAAGGGGCCGGATGTGATCTACGACCCGGTCGGCGGCGCATTGGCCGAGCCCGCATTTCGCGCCATCGCGTGGCGCGGGCGCTACCTCGTCGTGGGTTTCGCCGCGGGGCAGATTCCAGCCCTGCCGTTCAACCTGGCGCTGCTCAAGGGCGCCTCCATCGTCGGCGTCTCCTGGGGCGGCTTCGCCAGGCAGGAACCCGAGGCCAGCGCTGAGGCCCTGGCCGAACTCGTGCGCTGGTACGGCGAAGGCAGGATCAAGCCGGTGATCGACCGGACCCTGCCGATGGCCGAACTCAAGGCCGCCTACGCGCGCATGGGCTCGCGCGAGGTCAAGGGCAAACTCGTCCTGGTCAACCCGTGAAGCCGGAAGGCCGCAGGCTCTGCAGCCTTTGGGCAAACACCTCCGGCCTGAGCGGCCGGTCGAAGTGGTAGCCCTGCGCATAGGTGCATTGCAGATGGCGCAGGCGTTGCGCCACTTCCTCGGTTTCCACGCCTTCGGCCAGCACGGCTAACCCGAGGCTGAGCGCGAGTGAGATCACACCGCGCACGATCGCCGCGTTGTCGGGATCGTCGATGAGGTCGCGTACGAAGGACTGGTCGATCTTGATCTTGTCGAACTTGATGCGGCGCAGGTAGGCGAAGCTCGAATAGCCCGTTCCGAAATCGTCGATGGACAGCTTCACGCCCAGCGCCTTGAGCCGGCGCAGCACCGCCATCACCGCCTCGCCATCGTGCAGCAGCACGCTCTCCGTGAGCTCGAGCTCCAGGCGGTCCGGTGAAATCCCGCTGATGGCGAGGGCGTCCTCCACCTGCTTGAGCACCACGCCGCGCTGGAACTGCCGGGCAGACAGATTCACCGACATCATCAGCTCGGGATGTCCCGCGTCGTGCCAGGCCCGCAGCTGCAGCGCAGCCTTTCTCAGCACCAGGCCGCCGAGCGCCTCGATCAGGCCGCAGTCTTCGGCAATCGGGATGAACAAGCCCGGCGGAATGCTGCCGCGCTCCGGATGGTCCCAACGGCACAGTGCCTCGGTGCCGACGATGCGACCGCTGGGCAGGTGGATCAGCGGCTGGTATTCGAGCCGGAGCGTGTCGCTCTCGATGGCGGTGCGCAATGCCGCCTCGATGCGCAGCCGCTCGAGCGCGGCCTCGTTCATGGTGGCGTTGGCGAACTGGTAGGTGCCGCGGCCGTTGCGCTTGGCCGCGTACAGCGCCGAGTCGGCACGGCCGAACAGGGCGTCGAAGTGCTCGCCATCGGACGGAAACATGGCGATGCCGGCGGAGATCGACACATTCACCGGCAGGTCGGCCAGGGTCATGGTGCGGCCCACGGCCTCGGTGAGCGCATTCACCATGTGCGCCGCCTCCGCCGTGCCCTGCACATTGCGCACCAGCACCAGGAACTCGTCGCCACTGAGGCGGCCGACGATGGTGCGTTCGTTGTGCGCGGCGCTGAGCCGATTGCCCACCTCACGCAGCAACTGGTCGCCCGCGGCATGGCCCAGCGAGTCGTTGAGTGTCTTGAAGTTGTCGACGTCGATCACGATCAGCGCCACCTGTTCGCGCGTGGCCTGCGCGTGCTTGAGCACCAGGGTCGAACGCAGTGCGGTCTGCGCGCGGTTGGGCAGGCCGGTGATCAGGTCCTGGCTCGACAGGTAGGCAATTTTTTCCTCGGCCGCCTTGCGCGAACTCAGGTCGGAGAAGGAGGCCACGTAATGCGTGATTTCCCCGTGCGCGCGCTGGTGCAGCGCCGACAGGCTCATCCACTGCGGATAGACCTCGCCATTCTTGCGCCGGTTCCAGATCTCGCCGGCCCAGCGCCCTTCCTCGTTCAAAGTCTTCCACAAAGCCTGGAAGAACTCGGGGCCGTGCTGCCCCGAGGCCAGCATGCCGGGGTCGCGCCCGAGCACTTCCGCCGCCTGGTAGCCCGTGATCTCCGAGAACGCGCCATTGACCATGATGATGCGGTTCTTCTCGTCGGTGATGATGATCCCGTCGGTGCTCTGCTCCAGCACACGGCCGGCGAGCTCGAGCTTGGTGGCGGCAATGCGCTGGTCGGTGATGTCGCGGCGCACCACCAACAGGTGCAGGCGCTGGCCGCGCCGGCCGAAGGTCGGCACACGCACCACATCGAACGAACGGACATTGCCCTGGCCGTCGTCGGCCGTTTCCTGCATGTGCGAGGCCCGGCCCGACTGCCAAGTGGCCTCCTCGGCCAGCGCGCTGTGGCGCAGTCCGGCGCTGGCCGGATGGTTGCGGTTGGCGATCTCCAGATCCGTGTAGCCGTAAGCCTCCTGCTCGGTGAGCCCGAGCACCGCGCGGGCGGCCGGATTGGTCAACAGCCAGCGACTTTCGCCGTCCTTCAGGTAGACCATGTCCGGCAAATGGCGGAACACCGAATTCAACAGCTTGTCGCGATCGCGCAGCCGGCGGTCGGCTTCGGAACGGGCGGTCACGTCCAGGCCGATCCACCACGAGATACCCGATGCCGCCCCGATCTTCAGACCCTCGATGGCCGACCAGGCGATGCGCCGCTTGCTGCCCGAACGCGTGGTCAGCGTCCACTCCATGTTGCGAAGACTGGACTGCGTTTCGTGCAGATCGGCCAACTTGCGCGCCAGGTAGACCGGCTCGGGATAGAGCAGTTGCAGCGCACCCGGATTGCCGACGATCTCCTCGCTGCGGTAGGCGGTGACCGACTCGCACTCCTGGTTCCAGAACACGATGATCCGGCGCGGCAGGTCGAGTGCGATAACCAGCACCGGCAGGCGCTGCAGCACCTCCAGCACCTGCGGCGAGTTGGGCTCCGAGGCTTCGGGCTCCGTCAACTCCTCACGCGTCGTTTCGCCGGCTTCCAGGTAGAAATGGTCGTTGGCATTGAAGCCTTCGACCGTGATCACCGTCGGCGTTAGATCGGAAGATTCGGAGTCCACACATCAGTCCTGCAGGCCATGGGAGAAGTTCCGTTGAGACCGGGCCCGGCCTAGTCCGACGGATTCGCGTCGCCATGCGCCTCATCCGATCGAAAATTTCGCGAATTAAGCACCTGACCCGTCCATATTAGTGCATGACGAGGGTTTTTCCGCATCGGCTCCTGCCAAGCTACGGTTCACCTCGCAAAGTTGACGGGTTCGGGGTCGCCCGGGACGCGCCCATCCCATCCTCAAGAAGCCGATGCCCTCGTCGCGGCTTCCGCGCCACGGCCACGCTCAGCCCTTGAACAGCTCCGCCATGGTGCGGCGCAGCCATTGGTTCGCGGCGTCGTGGTGATTGCGCTCGTGCCAGAACTGGCACACCTCGAAAGTTGGCGCGTCGATGGGCAGCGGCAGCAACTGGACCCGCGGCATCGGCCTGATGTGCGCCACCACCGAGCTCGGCACCGTGGCCAGCAGGTCGGTCTGCTGGACGATGCCGGGCACCACCATGAAATGCGGCACGCGCAGCGCAACGCGCCGCCTCAGGCCCCGATCGGCCAGATGGCGTTCGATGAAGGTCGTCGTCGATGACTGCAACGAGGCCGTGCGGTAGCGCGAACCCGCGGGCTCGACCATGATGTGCGACTCCTGCGTGAACTGTGCCAGCGTGAGCACCCGTTCGATGCGCGGATGGGCTTCGCGGGCGATGCAGACATAGGAATCGACGAACAGCCGTTGCTGGTAGAAACCAGCTTTCAGGGCCGGCAGGTAGCCGATGGCCAGATCCGCTTCGCCGCTGGCGAAGGCCTCTTGATAGGACTCGCGTGGCAGTTGCAGGATGCGCAGGTTCACATCCGGCGCAACGGCCTTGAGCTTGGTGATCAGCGTCGGCAGGTAGACCAGCTCGCCGATGTCGCTCATCAGGATCTGGAAGGTGCGCGTGCACGTCTTCGGGTCGAACACCGCCGCCACGCCGAGCGCGCCTTGCAGCAGGCCGAGGCCCTCGCGCACCGACACCGCGATCTGCCTTGCAAACGGTGTGGGCTCCATGCCGCTGGGCACACGCACGAACAGCGGATCGTCCCAAAGCTTTCGCAGCCGGGCCAGCGCATGGCTCATCGACGGCTGGGACAGGCCGAGCCGGAAACCCGCGCGCGTGAGGTTGCCGTCCTGCATCAGCGCATCGAAGGCCAGCAGCAGGTTGAGATCGGTTTTCTGAAGGTCCATGGACAATGCCTTGTCATTAGCCTGATGAATGCAGCACATGCCGCCCATCGATTGTATGGATGAACGCGCGGTGATAACTTCGCGCCCACTACAAAGGCAGGAGACAACGACATGGACCATGCCCCAGCGGCATCCCCGGCACGCAAGCCCAAAAAACTCCGGTCCGACATGGGCTGGAGCGACCCGCACAGCATCACCGTCCAGGGGCTGGACCTGTGCACCGACATCCTCGGCCACCTCAATCTCGGCGACTTCGCCTTCCTCGAAATCAAGGGCCGCCGGCCCGACGCCCGCGAATCGCAAGTGTTCAACGCCCTGCTGGGTACGCTGGTCGAACACGGCATGACGCCGATGGTCATCGCCGCGCGGCTGACCTACCTGGGCGCCCCAGAGTCGCTGCAGGGTGCCGTGGCCGCGGGCATCCTGGGCATGGGCACGACTTTCGCCGGCACGGCCGAGGGGTCGGCCCGCCTCCTGCAGGAAGCCATCCGGCCCGAGACCACGATGGAGCACCTGCCCGCCCTGGCGGAAGACATCGTGGCCCGCCACCGCGCCAGCCGCACGGCGATCCCGGGCATCGGCCACCCGTTGCACAAACCCATCGATCCGCGCACACCAGTGCTGTTCAACCTCGCCGAGGCCAACGGCCTCAGCGGCCGCTACGTGGCGTTGATGAAGCTGGTGGCCCAGGCCGCCGAGCGCGCGCTGGGCAAGCCTGGCCAGCTGCCGGTCAATGCCACCGGCGCCATCGGCGCGCTGTCCTCCGAACTGGACATCCCCTGGCGGCTGTGCCGCGGCCTGGCCGTCATCGGCCGGACCATCGGCATCGTCGGCCATCTGGCCGAGGAACTGCGCAACCCGATCGGCCGCGAGGTGTGGGAACGCACCGAAGACGAGTCGAGCGAACACAACCGGACCTGAGCCACCACCCATGCAAGACCTCGGACTCACCGAAGAACAACGCCTGATCCGCGACAACGTGCGTGCGCTGGCCCGCGAACGCTTTGCGCCCGGCGCCGCCCTGGCCGACAAGCAATACCAGGCGCCGGTCGCCAACCTCAGGGTGCTCGCGGACCACGGCTACACCGGCATGTGCATGCCCTCCGCCTACGGCGGCTCGGAGCTTGGCCTGCTGGAGAACGTGCTGGTCGTCGAGCAACTGGCCCGGTACTGTGCCAACACCGCCATGCTGTTTTCGTGCACCGACGGCGCGACGCCGCGCGCCATCCTCGGCATCGGCTCCGAGGCGCACAAACAGAAATACCTGCCGCGCATCGTGAAGGGTGAATTGCTCACTGCCTGGAGCATGTCCGAGCCCAACGCCGGCTCCGACGTGGGCAACGTGCAGACGCGGGCGGTGCGAGAGGGCGACGCATTCGTCCTCAACGGCAGCAAGCTGTGGTGCACCGCCGCCCAGGTGTCCGACCTGTTCCTGGTGCTGGTGCGGCTCGATCCGGCGCCCGGCATGAAGGGCGTGGGCGCGATGCTGGTGGAGCGCGGCACGCCGGGCTTCACCATCGGCAAACACCTGGACCTGCTGGGACTTCGCGGCACCGGCATGGCCGAACTGGTGTTTGACAACTGCCGCGTCCCGGCCGACAACCTGTTCCTGCCTGCGGGCCGCATGCGCGAGCTGCTGGGGGTGCTGGACGCGGACCGCATCAGCGGCAACCCGCCCGTGTGCCTGGGCATCGCCCAGTCGGCGTTCGAGAACGTGGTCGCACACGTGAAGGACCGGCAGCAGTTCGGCAAGCCGCTGGCCGACAACCAGGGCCTGCAGTGGAAGCTGGCCGACATGGCCATGGACATCGAGGCGGCGCGCGCCCTGCTGTACCGCGCCGCGATGCGGGTGGACGAAGGCCGCCCGAGCATCGCCGACACCTCCATCACCAAGGCCTATACCAACCAGATGGCGGTGCGCGTGACCAACGAGGCCATGCAGCTGGCCGGGGCCTACGGCCTGTCGGAGGAATACCCCTTCGAGCGCTACTTCCGCGATGCGCGGGGCATGTCGATCGGCTACGGCACGGTGGAGATCCACCGCTCGTCCATCGCGCGCGAAATCATCGCCGGCCGCTACGGCGTCTGAACCACCACCAGACAGAGGAGACAGGAATGACCAGCAGAAATGACGAGATCCAGGCCGGTGGCGGCCAGACCTTCCATGCCTATGTAAGCGTGCCGGAGCGGCCCAACGGCCATGCCGTCGTGGTCGTGCAGGAGATCTTCGGTGTGACGCCGCACATCCGCGACGTGGCTGACCGCTATGCGCGCGATGGCTACCTGGCCATCGCGCCCGACCTGTTCTGGCGCATCGAACCCGGCCTCTCGCTGAGCCATTCCAAGGAAGACATGCAGCGTGCATTCGCTGTGCTGGCGCAGTTCGATGAAGACCTCGGCGTGCAGGACCTGCGCGCCACGCTCGCCCATGTGCGCGCCCAGCCCGGCATCACCGGCGTGGGCCTGGTGGGCATGTGCCTGGGCGGCAAGCTGGCCTACCTGGCCGCTGCGCGCCTGCCGGTGGATGCCAGTGTGGCCTTCTACGGCGTGGGCATCGAGAAGCACCTCGGCGAAGCCCAGGCGCTGAAGCACCCGTTGCTGATGTTCTTCGGCGGCAAGGACCGATACGCCCCGCCCCCCGTGCGCGCGCAGATCGAGGCGGCCACGGCCGGCAACCCGCTCGCGGCGGTACGCGTGTACGAGGATGCCGACCACGGCTTCTACACGCGCGGCACACCCGAGGTCATCCAGTCGGCGCACGCGCAAGCCAGGGCCTTTCTCGAGCAACATCTGCCGCATGCGGGAGCCCGCCCATGAGCAGCCGCTTCGAAGACATCGAAGTTGGCCAGCGTTGGACCAGCCCCGGCCGCACGCTCACCGAGGCCGACCTCACGCTGGCCTGCATGACCAGCGGCGACTGGCATCCGATCCACGCCGACGCCGAGTTCGCCGGCCGCTCGCTCGCTGGGCAGCGCATCTTCCAGGGCACCTACGGCCTGCACGTGGCGATGGCCATGGCCACGCCCTTCCCCGACCTGGGGGCCGACGTGATCGGCGCGCTGGGCCTGAGCGACTGGCACTACGCCGCGCCGCTGTGCATCGGCGACACCGTGCACGTGGAGGTGGAGATTGCGGCCAAGCGCACCACCTCCCGGCCCGGCCGCGGCGTGGTGGAGCGGCGCATCACACTCAAGAAGGCCGACGGCAGCGTCGCCCAGCAGGGCACGGCCCAGATGATGGCGCGTTGCGCCGAGGAGGCCGCATGATCCTCGGCGACGTGATCGAGCGCAACGCGCGCTGTTTCGGCCACCATCCGGCACTGCTGTTCGAAGGCCGCCGCATCGACCACCGCACGTTCCACGAACGCGTGGTGCGGCTCATCAACGCGCTGGCTGACCTGGGTTGCGTGAAGCAGGACCGCATTGCCGTGCTGTCGCGCAACTGCCCCGAGTACCTGGAGGCCTATGGCGCCGCCGCGCTCGGCGGCTTCGTGGGCCTGGGGCTGAACTACCGACTCTCGGAGACCGAACAGGCCGCCGTGCTGGCCGACGCCCAACCGGCGGTCTTCATCTTCGAGGCGGAATACGCCGGGCGGGCGCGTGCGCTGCGCGATCGGCTGCCGCCCGGCACGCATTGCATCTGCTTCGAGGGGCCTATGGACGGCGCGCTCGGCTACGAGACCTTGCTGGCCGCGGCATCGCCCGTGCAGCCCGCCTTGCGTGCCGTGGAAGACGACACCTTCCTGCTGATCTACACCA of the Rhodoferax koreense genome contains:
- a CDS encoding NADPH:quinone oxidoreductase family protein, which translates into the protein MFAWLCENPTGVDALTWQELPTPEPAAGQVRVAIRAASLNFPDLLIVQNKYQLKPPLPFVPGAEYAGVVEALGAGVTRLKVGQNVACLAGTGGFGTHVIAEAAMCLPLPDGFPHVDAAAFIMIYATSHHALVDRARLRAGETVLILGAAGGVGSSAIQIAKAVGARVIAAASTAEKCAFCKGLGADETIDYGSQDLREAIKGLTGGKGPDVIYDPVGGALAEPAFRAIAWRGRYLVVGFAAGQIPALPFNLALLKGASIVGVSWGGFARQEPEASAEALAELVRWYGEGRIKPVIDRTLPMAELKAAYARMGSREVKGKLVLVNP
- a CDS encoding sensor domain-containing protein: MDSESSDLTPTVITVEGFNANDHFYLEAGETTREELTEPEASEPNSPQVLEVLQRLPVLVIALDLPRRIIVFWNQECESVTAYRSEEIVGNPGALQLLYPEPVYLARKLADLHETQSSLRNMEWTLTTRSGSKRRIAWSAIEGLKIGAASGISWWIGLDVTARSEADRRLRDRDKLLNSVFRHLPDMVYLKDGESRWLLTNPAARAVLGLTEQEAYGYTDLEIANRNHPASAGLRHSALAEEATWQSGRASHMQETADDGQGNVRSFDVVRVPTFGRRGQRLHLLVVRRDITDQRIAATKLELAGRVLEQSTDGIIITDEKNRIIMVNGAFSEITGYQAAEVLGRDPGMLASGQHGPEFFQALWKTLNEEGRWAGEIWNRRKNGEVYPQWMSLSALHQRAHGEITHYVASFSDLSSRKAAEEKIAYLSSQDLITGLPNRAQTALRSTLVLKHAQATREQVALIVIDVDNFKTLNDSLGHAAGDQLLREVGNRLSAAHNERTIVGRLSGDEFLVLVRNVQGTAEAAHMVNALTEAVGRTMTLADLPVNVSISAGIAMFPSDGEHFDALFGRADSALYAAKRNGRGTYQFANATMNEAALERLRIEAALRTAIESDTLRLEYQPLIHLPSGRIVGTEALCRWDHPERGSIPPGLFIPIAEDCGLIEALGGLVLRKAALQLRAWHDAGHPELMMSVNLSARQFQRGVVLKQVEDALAISGISPDRLELELTESVLLHDGEAVMAVLRRLKALGVKLSIDDFGTGYSSFAYLRRIKFDKIKIDQSFVRDLIDDPDNAAIVRGVISLALSLGLAVLAEGVETEEVAQRLRHLQCTYAQGYHFDRPLRPEVFAQRLQSLRPSGFTG
- a CDS encoding LysR family transcriptional regulator, whose translation is MDLQKTDLNLLLAFDALMQDGNLTRAGFRLGLSQPSMSHALARLRKLWDDPLFVRVPSGMEPTPFARQIAVSVREGLGLLQGALGVAAVFDPKTCTRTFQILMSDIGELVYLPTLITKLKAVAPDVNLRILQLPRESYQEAFASGEADLAIGYLPALKAGFYQQRLFVDSYVCIAREAHPRIERVLTLAQFTQESHIMVEPAGSRYRTASLQSSTTTFIERHLADRGLRRRVALRVPHFMVVPGIVQQTDLLATVPSSVVAHIRPMPRVQLLPLPIDAPTFEVCQFWHERNHHDAANQWLRRTMAELFKG
- a CDS encoding citryl-CoA lyase translates to MDHAPAASPARKPKKLRSDMGWSDPHSITVQGLDLCTDILGHLNLGDFAFLEIKGRRPDARESQVFNALLGTLVEHGMTPMVIAARLTYLGAPESLQGAVAAGILGMGTTFAGTAEGSARLLQEAIRPETTMEHLPALAEDIVARHRASRTAIPGIGHPLHKPIDPRTPVLFNLAEANGLSGRYVALMKLVAQAAERALGKPGQLPVNATGAIGALSSELDIPWRLCRGLAVIGRTIGIVGHLAEELRNPIGREVWERTEDESSEHNRT